Sequence from the Burkholderia sp. GAS332 genome:
ATCCGGCTCGGGCCACTCACGCGCAGACGTTTGAGCAACTGATGCAGCGCATGCAGCCGCGCGCATGCGTCCATGAACTCGCCGTTCAGACGGCCGAGATGCGGGCTGCGTGAACGCATGGCTGGATCTTCGAAGGCAGCAAATGTTCGCGTCGCTTCAAAGCCGACAATCTCGTCGACGAGGTCCGCAAAGCGCCGTTCGAACTGGCCGCGCTCGATTCCACGGCCCAGCACGTCGGCAGCGAACGCAGTAAAATTTGTATATCGAAAGTGGAGCGCGCGCCGCAACGCAAGGCTGGAACGCTGCGGCACGATCAGTGCACTCACCGCGCTCGAACACACGATGCCGACCGCCACCTCCGCGGCGCGCGTGAGCGCCGCCAGAAACAGGTCGTGAGGCGCCGTGACATTCGGAATGCCGATCAGCGCGGCGGTGTAACCTGCCAGCACAAAACCGTACCATCTGAAATGCCGATACCGGACCGCTGCTGCGATACAGGCGCTCACCCAGCCGATCATGCCGAGCATGTACAACTCGGGCTGCTGGACGAACAGCGCGCCGAGCACCAGGGCCGCGACCGTACCCACTGCTGTGCCGAGAATCCGGTAGAAACTTTTGGCGAGCACCATGCCGCTGAACGGCTGCATCAGCACGAACACCGTGGTCATGGCGATTCGCGGCTGCTGGAGATCCAGCAACATGGCAATACCCAGCGCCAGCAGACCCGCGGTGACCGTTTTCAGCAGATGCAGCCAGATCAGACCGTCGCTGTTCGCCCAGTCGCCGACGGCCGGACTGAGTGTTGACAACATGACGCTCCACGGCCGGCGGGAATCCGCCGTCGGTTTGATCGCATGTTGGCGTTTCATGAGAAAGCAACGCGTCCCGGTTTGTCGCTGAAAGAAACACCGGTGAACGCTGCGCACACCGGCAGGCAAGGCGCCGATTGTAGGCGCATGCGCTGCGCGCATTAATATGACGGGCGCGGAACGTCCCTTCCAGAACGAACAACAATGCGCTTGCGGGACAGGCGGACAATACGGCTTCTGCCGTGAAATAGAAGGATCGATGGATACGTTACAAAATATGCGAGTGTTCGTGCGCGTGGTCGAAGCGGGGAGTTTTACCGCCGCCGCGCTGTCACTCAATTCGACGACTGGCGCGATGTCCCGCGCCGTCTCGGAACTCGAAGCTCATCTGCGTACGCGCTTGCTAAACCGGTCGACGCGGCGGCTCGCGCTCACCACAGCGGGCGAGCGTTACCTGAAGCGGTCTCAGCAGATCCTTGCCGATGTCGATACGGCGGAAGAAGAAGCGAGTTGCGCGCACGAACGCCCGACCGGCGCGTTGCGCATGCACAGTTTTGCCAGCATCGGCCAGCATTACGTGCTGCCGGCCATCTCGCGCTATCGCGCGCTTTATCCCGAAGTGACCGTCGAACTGACGTTGTCGCAACGCATGCCCGATCTGTTCGAAGGCAGCGCCGACGTCGCTGTGATCAGCGCCTCGACTCTGCCGAACTCCGAGCTCGTGTCGCTCCCGCTTGGTACAACTTTCAGCATCCTGTGTGCATCGCCTGCTTACGTGCGCGCTCATGGCGCGCCGCAACAGCCCTGCGACCTGGCCCATCACGAGTGTCTGATCCTGCACACACCGGCATTTCCTCCCCACGAATGGGTACTCGACGGCCCCAACGGCAGCGAGACGATGGAAGTGAACGGACCCGTGCACGTGAATATCGCGGAATCGCTGATCGTCGCGATTCGCGAGGGAATGGGCATTGGCATGGTGCCGCTTTATTCCGCGATCGCTGGATTGCGCGACGGGACCTTAGTCCGCGTGTTGCCTGACTATACGCTGCAGAAGACGAACGTTTATGCGCTGTATCCGTCACGCAAGTTCATCGATGCGAAGACACGGACGTGGGTTGAATTCTTACGTACGCATTTGCCGAGCGTGATTGCACGCGACGTGGCGTTACTTGCGGAAGTCGGCCAGATGTCTGCCGCCGATGGCGTGGCGCCTGTTGGAGATGCCAGCATGGGGGATGGGGACGTCGCTGCGCACTGACACAGATTTGAGAAGGAAGCGCAGGCCGCACCTGCTCGAGGCAGCGATGCGGTTTGCGAAGCGACGGGCCATCTGTGATGGCATCAGTGGCGTTTTTTGCCCCCGTTTTTTGCCTCGTAAACGCAAAAACCCCGCCTTTTCGGGCGGGGTTTCTGGACATGCTGGGGAGCCTGACGATTACCTACTTTCACACGGGAATCCGCACTATCATCGGCGTGGAGTCGTTTCACGGTCCTGTTCGGGATGGGAAGGGGTGGGACCGACTCGCTATGGTCATCAGGCATGACTTGTTGTCGTGTCGCCTTTGTGGGCGGCACAACCAATCTGGAAGAAGTAGCTGAGAGGATGCCTCTCGTTTTGCACGTTCAATACGTGCGGGTTGTGTTGTTCGAGGCACAACACTGATCTCAACCTGTGTGCTGCCCCCTTCGGGGGTTGTTTCGGCTAAGCGCTAAAGCGCTAACCCGAAACGAAACACACTTGTTATAGGATCAAGCCTTACGGGCAATTAGTATCAGTTAGCTTAACGCATTACTGCGCTTCCACACCTGACCTATCAACGTCCTGGTCTTGAACGACCCTTCAAGGGGCTCGAAGCCCCGGGGATATCTCATCTTAAGGCGAGTTTCCCGCTTAGATGCTTTCAGCGGTTATCTCTTCCGAACATAGCTACCCGGCGATGCCACTGGCGTGACAACCGGTACACCAGAGGTTCGTCCACTCCGGTCCTCTCGTACTAGGAGCAGCCCCCTTCAAATATCCAGCGCCCACGGCAGATAGGGACCAAACTGTCTCACGACGTTTTAAACCCAGCTCACGTACCTCTTTAAATGGCGAACAGCCATACCCTTGGGACCGGCTACAGCCCCAGGATGAGATGAGCCGACATCGAGGTGCCAAACACCGCCGTCGATATGAACTCTTGGGCGGTATCAGCCTGTTATCCCCAGAGTACCTTTTATCCGTTGAGCGATGGCCCTTCCATACAGAACCACCGGATCACTATGACCTGCTTTCGCACCTGCTCGACTTGTCGGTCTCGCAGTTAAGCACGCTTATGCCATTGCACTATCAGCACGATTTCCGACCGTACCTAGCGTACCTTCGTACTCCTCCGTTACACTTTGGGAGGAGACCGCCCCAGTCAAACTGCCTACCATGCACTGTCCCCAGTCCGGATAACGGACCAAGGTTAGAACCTCAAACAAACCAGGGTGGTATTTCAAGGACGGCTCCACGCAGACTGGCGTCCACGCTTCATAGCCTCCCACCTATCCTACACAGATCGGTTCAAAGTCCAATGCAAAGCTACAGTAAAGGTTCATGGGGTCTTTCCGTCTAGCCGCGGGGAGATTGCATCATCACAAACACTTCAACTTCGCTGAGTCTCGGGAGGAGACAGTGTGGCCATCGTTACGCCATTCGTGCAGGTCGGAACTTACCCGACAAGGAATTTCGCTACCTTAGGACCGTTATAGTTACGGCCGCCGTTTACCGGGACTTCAATCAAGAGCTTGCACCCCATCATTTAATCTTCCGGCACCGGGCAGGCGTCACACCCTATACGTCCACTTTCGTGTTTGCAGAGTGCTGTGTTTTTATTAAACAGTCGCAGCCACCAGTTTATTGCAACCCCTTCACCCTTCTGGCGCAGGCCAGTCAAGCTACAGGGGCGTACCTTATCCCGAAGTTACGGTACCAATTTGCCGAGTTCCTTCTCCCGAGTTCTCTCAAGCGCCTTAGAATACTCATCTCGCCCACCTGTGTCGGTTTGCGGTACGGTCTTGTTAAACTGAAGCTTAGAGGCTTTTCTTGGAACCACTTCCAGTTGCTTCTTCACCGAAGTGAATGGCCTCGCACCCTTGAATTCCGCGCCCGGATTTGCCTAAGCGCCTTCTCCAATGCAAGGACCGGGACTTCCAACACCCGGACAACCTTCCGCGATCCGTCCCCCCATCGCATTTAACAATGGTGCAGGAATATTAACCTGCTTCCCATCAGCTACGCATTTCTGCCTCGCCTTAGGGGCCGACTCACCCTACGCCGATGAACGTTGCGTAGGAAACCTTGGGCTTACGGCGAGGGGGCCTTTCACCCCCTTTATCGCTACTCATGTCAGCATTCGCACTTCCGATACCTCCAGCGCACTTTTCAATGCACCTTCGCAGGCTTACGGAACGCTCTCCTACCATGCGAGATAAATCTCGCATCCGCAGCTTCGGTATATTGCTTAGCCCCGTTACATCTTCCGCGCAGGACGACTCGATCAGTGAGCTATTACGCTTTCTTTAAAGGATGGCTGCTTCTAAGCCAACCTCCTGACTGTTTTAGCCTTCCCACTTCGTTTCCCACTTAGCAATATTTGGGGACCTTAGCTGGCGGTCTGGGTTGTTTCCCTCTTGACACCGGACGTTAGCACCCGATGTCTGTCTCCCGTGATTGCACTCTTCGGTATTCGGAGTTTGCTATGGCGTAGTAATCCGCAATGGACCCCACAACCATGACAGTGCTCTACCCCCGAAGGTGATACACGAGGCACTACCTAAATAGTTTTCGGAGAGAACCAGCTATTTCCAGGTTTGTTTAGCCTTTCACCCCTATCCACAGCTCATCCCCTAACTTTTCAACGTTAGTGGGTTCGGACCTCCAGTACGTGTTACCGCACCTTCATCCTGGCCATGGATAGATCACCTGGTTTCGGGTCTACACCCAGCGACTGAACGCCCTGTTCGGACTCGCTTTCGCTACGCCTGCCCTAATCGGTTAAGCTTGCCACTGAATGTAAGTCGCTGACCCATTATACAAAAGGTACGCAGTCACCCCTTGCGAGGCTCCTACTGTTTGTATGCATGCGGTTTCAGGATCTATTTCACTCCCCTCCCGGGGTTCTTTTCGCCTTTCCCTCACGGTACTGGTTCACTATCGGTCGATCACGAGTATTTAGCCTTGGAGGATGGTCCCCCCATCTTCAGACAGGATTTCACGTGTCCCGCCCTACTTGTCGTACACCTAGTTCTTCCTCGCTGTTTTCGTCTACAGGGCTATCACCTGCTATGGCGGCACTTTCCAGAGCCTTCGACTAACAATGAAGATAAAGAGTACAGGCTGGTCCCATTTCGCTCGCCACTACTCTGGGAATCTCGGTTGATTTCTTTTCCTGCGGTTACTTAGATGTTTCAGTTCACCGCGTTCGCTTCGCATGACCTATGTATTCAGTCATGGATACTCCAAAAGGAGTGGGTTTCCCCATTCGGACATCTACGGATCAAAGCTCGTTTGCCAGCTCCCCGTAGCTTTTCGCAGGCTACCGCGTCCTTCATCGCCTGTGATCGCCAAGGCATCCACCACATGCACTTGTTCGCTTGACCCTATAACGAGTGTGTCTCTGCATGGTTCCGGAGAATCACGCTTCAACAGTCGCTACAGGTTGAGTATTCGTGTTGCGCCGTATTCCAAGGCAATCTTTCGATCACCTTTTCATACATTGATACAATCACAACCCTGATTCACCTACTCAATCACCCATCTCTAAGTGATCTTTCGTGAATCTCTTTACTACTTCTTCCTGATTGTTAAAGAACGACAGCCGATATCGCGGTTGCTATAACCGCGTATCACTCTGACTGGCTCAATCGCCAATGCATAAAGCTCGGTTAGCACCGAACGCTAGGCATTGAAGATTGGTGGAGGATGACGGGATCGAACCGACGACCCCCTGCTTGCAAAGCAGGTGCTCTCCCAGCTGAGCTAATCCCCCAGTCACACAAGTACTTCAGGGTGTCTTCGGTTGGTTAGTTCAGCCACCGCAGAAACAGTGGTGGGTCTGGATGGATTCGAACCATCGACCCCCGCCTTATCAAGACGGTGCTCTAACCAACTGAGCTACAGACCCCTGAGTCTGTCCTGATTCACAGCCGATAAGCGTGAGCGCTCAACGTTCGACACGTTAGCTCGAGAAAGGAGGTGATCCAGCCGCACCTTCCGATACGGCTACCTTGTTACGACTTCACCCCAGTCATGAATCCTACCGTGGTGACCGTCCTCCTTGCGGTTAGACTAGCCACTTCTGGTAAAACCCACTCCCATGGTGTGACGGGCGGTGTGTACAAGACCCGGGAACGTATTCACCGCGGCATGCTGATCCGCGATTACTAGCGATTCCAGCTTCACGCACTCGAGTTGCAGAGTGCGATCCGGACTACGATCGGTTTTCTGGGATTGGCTCCCCCTCGCGGGTTGGCGACCCTCTGTTCCGACCATTGTATGACGTGTGAAGCCCTACCCATAAGGGCCATGAGGACTTGACGTCATCCCCACCTTCCTCCGGTTTGTCACCGGCAGTCTCCCTAGAGTGCTCTTGCGTAGCAACTAGGGACAAGGGTTGCGCTCGTTGCGGGACTTAACCCAACATCTCACGACACGAGCTGACGACAGCCATGCAGCACCTGTGTTATGGCTCCCTTTCGGGCACCCCCACCTTTCAGCAGGGTTCCATACATGTCAAGGGTAGGTAAGGTTTTTCGCGTTGCATCGAATTAATCCACATCATCCACCGCTTGTGCGGGTCCCCGTCAATTCCTTTGAGTTTTAATCTTGCGACCGTACTCCCCAGGCGGTCAACTTCACGCGTTAGCTACGTTACTAAGGAAATGAATCCCCAACAACTAGTTGACATCGTTTAGGGCGTGGACTACCAGGGTATCTAATCCTGTTTGCTCCCCACGCTTTCGTGCATGAGCGTCAGTATTGGCCCAGGGGGCTGCCTTCGCCATCGGTATTCCTCCACATCTCTACGCATTTCACTGCTACACGTGGAATTCTACCCCCCTCTGCCATACTCTAGCCTGCCAGTCACAAATGCAGTTCCCAGGTTAAGCCCGGGGATTTCACATCTGTCTTAGCAGACCGCCTGCGCACGCTTTACGCCCAGTAATTCCGATTAACGCTTGCACCCTACGTATTACCGCGGCTGCTGGCACGTAGTTAGCCGGTGCTTATTCTTCCGGTACCGTCATCCCCCCGGGGTATTAACCCAGAGGTTTTCTTTCCGGACAAAAGTGCTTTACAACCCGAAGGCCTTCTTCACACACGCGGCATTGCTGGATCAGGCTTGCGCCCATTGTCCAAAATTCCCCACTGCTGCCTCCCGTAGGAGTCTGGGCCGTGTCTCAGTCCCAGTGTGGCTGGTCGTCCTCTCAGACCAGCTACAGATCGTCGCCTTGGTAGGCCTTTACCCCACCAACTAGCTAATCTGCCATCGGCCGCCCCTGTAGCGAGAGGTCCTAAGATCCCCCCCTTTCCTCCGTAGAGCGTATGCGGTATTAATCCGGCTTTCGCCGGGCTATCCCCCACTACAGGACACGTTCCGATGTATTACTCACCCGTTCGCCACTCGCCACCAGGGTTGCCCCCGTGCTGCCGTTCGACTTGCATGTGTAAGGCATGCCGCCAGCGTTCAATCTGAGCCAGGATCAAACTCTTCAGTTCAAACCTGTTACTGTTTTTCGGTCTCTTTCGAAACCGGTCGCTCACTCAACGTACTGACGAATGATCATCCTGTCCGAAAACAGGAAAACCTTCCTTTAATACTAGTGTGAGACTTGATACTTTCGCTTCCAGCAAACCCCGAAGGATTCACCGCGCGTCTCGCATCAAGCGCCCACACTTATCGGCTGTTAATTTTTAAAGATCGATTACGCATTCACTACCGTCACAGCGCCTGACTTCAACTACCCGGCACCGCTTCGTTCTGCGTCGCTGCATCAGCAGCAGAGAGACGAGATTATGAAGAACTTTCGCTACGTCGTCAACAGGTTTTTCTAACTTTCTCAACCCGCTCACTTCGCTGAAAGCCTTGCCACTGCTGGCTTTCCCGCTTCCCGTGCCCCGGTGTCCGAAGCACGAAAGAGCGAGATTCTAGCGAGCCAGACCCGGCCTTGCAAGCGTTATTTTGATATGCATGAGTTGCGCCAGAAATGGCGCGAAGATGGCTCAACACGTGGCACAACAAGCTCACCCAAAGCCCGCCGAAACCGCTTCGTTCAGGCGGCCGCGCGCCTCTGCATCACGCGCTCGACTACGCTCAAATAGTGATCGAGGCCCGGCGTCACGCGGTTCTCTTCTTTTGCGCGATCGTCCCATCTGCGCAGGCGCAATGCATCTTCCGCGTAGGGCTTCTGCAGGAACGCCTCAGCCTCTTCCTTACTAAAGATGCCGCCTTGCAATTCGAGGCTCCGCACCGAATCGGCGGAAAGCTGGCCAAAATAGGCATCGTCGATGGCACATAGGCAGCGCTTGGCGTCGACGTGCAACCGGATCGGCTCCAATACCGCGTCCGACAACACCGCCCGCAAGAACGGCAGCGCGAAATACTGATGCAGGTCGTCGATACCCCGCTCCGTCGGCGTTTCACCTTGCAGATTCAACAGATGGCCGAGGTCGTGCAGAAACGCAGCGGCAACGAGTTCATCGTCAGCGCCCGCCTCTTCCGCCAACGCGCCGCTTTGCAACGCATGCTCAAGCTGGGTCACCGGCTCGCCGCTGTAGGCAAGATTGCCGTATTGCTCAAATAGCGAACGGATGTCGTTCAGACTCAATGCCACGCTCTTACTCCCACGGTAATGAAAAGGTCTTCAGGTTGGTGAAGCTCTTCATCGCTTCCTGAACGCCTTCCTTATAGCCAAGCCCGGAATCCTTGATGCCGCCGAACGGCGTCAGCTCGATCCGGTATCCCGGCACTTCCCACACGTTGACCGTCCCCACGCGCAACTCGTTGATGAGGCGCGTGATCGCGTCCTGCCGGTTCGTGCACACACCGGACGACAATCCAAACGGCGTCCCGTTACTAATTCGAATCGCGTCGTCGAGCGTGTCGAAGGTGATGATCGGCGACACCGGGCCGAACGTTTCCTCACGCACCAACGTCATCGACGGGTCGACACCATCCAGCACGGTCGGCGAGTAAAGCGCGCCGTTGCGCTGGTTGCCGATACGCAAGCGCGCGCCACTCCCGACCGCCTCGTTGACGCGCGCCTCGAATAGTTGCGCCGCGGCGACGTCGATCACGGTGCCCATCTGATTCGACGCGTCGAACGGATCGCCGTAGGTCCATGCGCGCGTCTTCTCCACGACCAGATCGGTGAAGTCCGCCGCGATGCTCTTCTGCACCAGCATCCGCTTGACTGCAGTACACCGCTGCCCGGAGTTCTTATACGAGCCCTGCACGGCCAGGGTCGCCGCGCGTTCGAGATCGGCGTCTTCTAGCACGATCAGCGGATCGTTGCCGCCCAATTCCAGCACCACGCGACGGTAAGCCGCTTTTGCCGCAATGTATTTGCCGATCGCCACGCCGCCCGTGAAGGTCACGAGCTCCGCGAGCGGATGCGTGATCAGTTCGTCAGCGATTTCGCGCGGATCGCCGGTCAACACCTGCAGCATCGGCGTCGGCAAACCCGCTTCATAAAGAATGTCCGCCAGGTACAACGCCGACAAAGGCACTTTCTCCGACGGCTTCAGCACGACACGATTATTGGTTGCAATAGCCGGCGCAATCTTGTGCGCGACCTGGTTCATCGGATGGTTGAACGGCGTAATCGCGACAATCACACCCGCCAGCGGTTCGCGCTGCGAAAACACCCGCCGCTTCTTGCCATGCGGCGTCAAATCGCAGGAGAAACTCTGGCCGTCGTCGCGCAAGGCTTCGATCGAGGCGAACTTGAAGACATCGGCGACGCGGCCGATCTCATAGCGCGAATCCTGCTTCGACAAACCTGACTCGAGCGAAATCAGGTCAGCGGCCTCCTCGGTCCGCTCCCGCAGCAATGCTGCGGCGCGCTCGAGAATCTGCGAGCGCTCATAGCGCGTGAGCGTCGCCTGATACGCGGCGGCATATTCGAAAGCAGCGCGCACGTCGTCGATGCTTGCCAACGGGACCGTGCCCACCCGCGTCCCCGTAAAAGGATCGAACACGTCGAGCGTGCGCGAGCGCGTCGCGCGCTCGCCTTTGAGCCGCAGCGCTTCCGCGCGAAATGCCGGATGGTCCCGCAACACGGCGTTCATGATGCCGACACGTGATTCAACGCGACGTCGAAGATATCGAAGTTGCGCAACCGTTTACCGGTGGGCAAGCCTTCGACGCGACGATTGAACAGCAGCGGCACTTCCTGCTCGGAGATACCGCCGTGCGAACGCAACGGCACGGTTAGTCCGGACAGATCGTGCTCGTCGCGACGCGTACCGAGCGCCACATGCCGGGTACTGACCACGACGATATCGCCGACGCGGTCGTTCGGCAGCTCAAAGCGCGCGCACGCCGCGCCGTTGTCGAGCACGACCTCGATGCCTTGCAAGCCGCCGATCCGCTCAATCACCTGCGCGACGCTCACATCCTGCGGCAAGTAAATCGTCGCGAACGAACCGAGCGCGCCGTGATGCACGACATAGGGATCGGTAATCGGCAGAATCACACGCGCTTTCCCATGCCCAAGCCAATCGTCCAGCACGTCCTGCAGATAGATCACGTTCGGCTCACCGGTCTGCGGATCGTGCTTGGCGTTCATGCCGTGGTCGGCGGTCAGGCCGATCACCCAGCCGAGCGTGTCGAGCTTCGCGAGATAGCCGTCCATCATTGCGTAGAACGCGTTCGCGCCTTCGGTACCCGGCGCCCATTTGTGCTGGATGTAATCGGTGGTCGACAGATACATCAGGTCGAGCTTGCGGGTTTCAGCAAGCCGTACGCCGGCGGCGAACACGAATTCGGACAGACCCGCGCTATAGACATCTGGCACCGGCAAGCCGACCAGATCGAGCACTTCGTCGATGCCGTTTTCTTCGCGCGTCACCTTGTCGGCTTTTTCCGCTGAGAAACAGATGCCCTTCAATTGCCAGCCGAGCAAACGGCGCAGCTTGTCTTTCGCGGTGACCACGGCAACCGACGCGCCGGCTTCAGCAGCGACCGCCAGCAAGGTCCCTGCGCGCAGATAGGCGGGATCGTTCATCATCACTTCCGCGCCTTCGCCGCCATTCGCGTCCGGGTCCCAGAAGTAATTACCGCAAATGCCGTGCACCGAGGGCGGCACGCCGCACACGATCGACAGGTTGTTCGGGTTGGTGAACGACGGAATCACGCAGTCGCCCTTGAAGGCCGCACCGCTTTTGAGCATCTTGCCGATGAAAGGCGCGACGCCCGCCGCGACCGCGGCTTCGAGGTAGTCGTATTCGCAGCCGTCGACGCACACCACGACGGTCGGTTGCGAGGGCAGCTGGTAGCTGCGGCCGTTGACTTCGATCGTACGTTCGCTTGGGTTTGCCATTGTTACCTTCCATGCGTGGAGAGCACGCGTGCTCTAGTCAATCTGTTGCAACCAGTCTCAATCGTTC
This genomic interval carries:
- a CDS encoding phosphonoacetate hydrolase — protein: MANPSERTIEVNGRSYQLPSQPTVVVCVDGCEYDYLEAAVAAGVAPFIGKMLKSGAAFKGDCVIPSFTNPNNLSIVCGVPPSVHGICGNYFWDPDANGGEGAEVMMNDPAYLRAGTLLAVAAEAGASVAVVTAKDKLRRLLGWQLKGICFSAEKADKVTREENGIDEVLDLVGLPVPDVYSAGLSEFVFAAGVRLAETRKLDLMYLSTTDYIQHKWAPGTEGANAFYAMMDGYLAKLDTLGWVIGLTADHGMNAKHDPQTGEPNVIYLQDVLDDWLGHGKARVILPITDPYVVHHGALGSFATIYLPQDVSVAQVIERIGGLQGIEVVLDNGAACARFELPNDRVGDIVVVSTRHVALGTRRDEHDLSGLTVPLRSHGGISEQEVPLLFNRRVEGLPTGKRLRNFDIFDVALNHVSAS
- a CDS encoding putative phosphonoacetaldehyde dehydrogenase, with translation MNAVLRDHPAFRAEALRLKGERATRSRTLDVFDPFTGTRVGTVPLASIDDVRAAFEYAAAYQATLTRYERSQILERAAALLRERTEEAADLISLESGLSKQDSRYEIGRVADVFKFASIEALRDDGQSFSCDLTPHGKKRRVFSQREPLAGVIVAITPFNHPMNQVAHKIAPAIATNNRVVLKPSEKVPLSALYLADILYEAGLPTPMLQVLTGDPREIADELITHPLAELVTFTGGVAIGKYIAAKAAYRRVVLELGGNDPLIVLEDADLERAATLAVQGSYKNSGQRCTAVKRMLVQKSIAADFTDLVVEKTRAWTYGDPFDASNQMGTVIDVAAAQLFEARVNEAVGSGARLRIGNQRNGALYSPTVLDGVDPSMTLVREETFGPVSPIITFDTLDDAIRISNGTPFGLSSGVCTNRQDAITRLINELRVGTVNVWEVPGYRIELTPFGGIKDSGLGYKEGVQEAMKSFTNLKTFSLPWE
- a CDS encoding phosphonate degradation operons associated HDIG domain protein; this translates as MALSLNDIRSLFEQYGNLAYSGEPVTQLEHALQSGALAEEAGADDELVAAAFLHDLGHLLNLQGETPTERGIDDLHQYFALPFLRAVLSDAVLEPIRLHVDAKRCLCAIDDAYFGQLSADSVRSLELQGGIFSKEEAEAFLQKPYAEDALRLRRWDDRAKEENRVTPGLDHYLSVVERVMQRRAAA
- a CDS encoding transcriptional regulator, LysR family; the encoded protein is MDTLQNMRVFVRVVEAGSFTAAALSLNSTTGAMSRAVSELEAHLRTRLLNRSTRRLALTTAGERYLKRSQQILADVDTAEEEASCAHERPTGALRMHSFASIGQHYVLPAISRYRALYPEVTVELTLSQRMPDLFEGSADVAVISASTLPNSELVSLPLGTTFSILCASPAYVRAHGAPQQPCDLAHHECLILHTPAFPPHEWVLDGPNGSETMEVNGPVHVNIAESLIVAIREGMGIGMVPLYSAIAGLRDGTLVRVLPDYTLQKTNVYALYPSRKFIDAKTRTWVEFLRTHLPSVIARDVALLAEVGQMSAADGVAPVGDASMGDGDVAAH